In Burkholderia gladioli, a genomic segment contains:
- the ybgC gene encoding tol-pal system-associated acyl-CoA thioesterase: protein MRAMTEPEPPPEAVPSFRWPVRVYYEDTDAGGIVYYANYLRFFERARTEWLRACGLDQRRLAAETGAMFVVRDTAVDYRAPARLDDPLTIVSRIERFGRASLIFVQEAWLGDLLLVSGRTGIGWVDRETLRPTGIPPSVRDALERGPVPSVSTAEP, encoded by the coding sequence ATGCGCGCCATGACCGAACCCGAACCTCCGCCCGAAGCCGTGCCCTCGTTTCGCTGGCCGGTTCGCGTGTACTACGAGGACACCGATGCCGGCGGCATCGTGTATTACGCGAACTACCTGCGCTTCTTCGAGCGAGCCCGCACCGAATGGCTGCGGGCCTGCGGCCTCGACCAACGGCGCCTGGCCGCCGAGACCGGCGCGATGTTCGTGGTGCGCGACACGGCGGTCGACTACCGGGCGCCGGCGCGGCTGGATGATCCGTTGACGATCGTCAGCCGGATCGAACGTTTCGGGCGCGCCTCGCTGATCTTCGTGCAGGAAGCCTGGCTCGGCGACCTGCTGCTGGTGTCGGGGCGTACCGGCATCGGCTGGGTCGACCGCGAAACGCTGCGGCCGACCGGCATTCCGCCCTCGGTCCGCGATGCACTGGAACGGGGACCGGTACCAAGCGTGTCAACGGCCGAGCCCTGA
- a CDS encoding SDR family NAD(P)-dependent oxidoreductase yields MIVFVTGASAGFGAAIARTFVKGGHRVVASARRKDRLDALAAELGEALLPVELDVRERGAIEAALAGLPADFAEIDVLVNNAGLALGTEPAQRASLDEWQTMIDTNCSGLVTVTHTLLPGMIARGRGHIFNLGSVAGTYPYAGGNVYGATKAFVRQFSLNLRTDLLGTPLRVTDIEPGLCGGTEFSNVRFRGDDEKAANVYANVEPLTAEDIADTIYWIATRPAHVNINTVEMMPVAQAPAGLAVHRG; encoded by the coding sequence ATGATCGTGTTCGTCACCGGCGCATCCGCGGGATTCGGCGCCGCCATCGCCCGGACCTTCGTCAAGGGCGGCCATCGCGTGGTCGCCAGCGCGCGCCGCAAGGACCGGCTCGACGCCCTCGCCGCCGAACTCGGCGAGGCCCTGTTGCCCGTCGAGCTCGACGTGCGCGAGCGCGGCGCCATCGAGGCCGCGCTCGCGGGCCTGCCGGCGGACTTCGCCGAGATCGACGTGCTGGTCAACAACGCCGGCCTCGCGCTGGGTACCGAGCCGGCGCAGCGGGCCAGCCTCGACGAGTGGCAGACCATGATCGACACCAATTGCTCGGGCCTGGTCACCGTCACGCACACGCTGCTGCCCGGCATGATCGCGCGCGGCCGCGGCCACATCTTCAACCTGGGCTCGGTCGCCGGCACCTACCCGTACGCGGGCGGCAACGTATACGGCGCGACCAAGGCATTCGTCCGACAATTCAGCCTGAACCTGCGCACCGACCTGCTGGGCACGCCGCTGCGCGTGACCGACATCGAGCCGGGCCTCTGCGGCGGCACCGAATTCTCCAACGTGCGCTTCCGCGGCGACGACGAGAAGGCCGCCAACGTCTACGCCAACGTCGAGCCGCTCACGGCCGAGGACATCGCCGACACGATCTACTGGATCGCCACGCGCCCGGCCCACGTCAACATCAACACCGTCGAAATGATGCCGGTCGCGCAGGCCCCGGCAGGGCTGGCCGTGCACCGCGGCTGA
- the glyA gene encoding serine hydroxymethyltransferase — translation MFDRAQSTIANVDPDLWQAIQQENQRQEDHIELIASENYTSPAVMAAQGSQLTNKYAEGYPGKRYYGGCEYVDVVEQLAIDRVKALFGAEAANVQPNSGSQANQGVFFAMLKPGDTIMGMSLAHGGHLTHGSPVNMSGKWFNVVSYGLNEGEDIDYEAAEKLAQEHKPKMIVAGASAFALKIDFERLAKIAKAVGAYLMVDMAHYAGLIAAGVYPNPVPHADFVTTTTHKSLRGPRGGVILMKSEYEKPINSAIFPGIQGGPLMHVIAAKAVAFKEAASPEFKTYQQQVVENARVLAETLVKRGLRIVSGRTESHVMLVDLQAKKITGKAAEAALGAAHITVNKNAIPNDPEKPFVTSGIRLGSPAMTTRGFGAKEAEIVGNLIADVLDAPEDAATIERVRGQVAELTKRFPVYR, via the coding sequence ATGTTTGACAGAGCCCAAAGCACCATCGCGAACGTCGATCCCGACCTCTGGCAGGCGATCCAGCAGGAAAACCAGCGCCAGGAAGATCACATCGAGCTGATCGCTTCCGAGAACTACACGAGCCCGGCCGTGATGGCCGCGCAGGGCTCGCAACTGACCAACAAGTACGCCGAGGGCTACCCCGGCAAGCGCTACTACGGCGGCTGCGAATACGTCGACGTGGTCGAGCAGCTGGCGATCGATCGCGTCAAGGCGCTGTTCGGCGCCGAGGCCGCGAACGTGCAGCCGAACTCGGGTTCGCAGGCCAACCAGGGCGTGTTCTTCGCGATGCTCAAGCCGGGCGACACCATCATGGGCATGAGCCTGGCGCATGGCGGCCACCTCACGCACGGCTCGCCGGTGAACATGTCGGGCAAGTGGTTCAACGTCGTGAGCTACGGCCTGAACGAAGGCGAGGACATCGACTACGAAGCGGCCGAGAAGCTGGCGCAGGAGCACAAGCCGAAGATGATCGTGGCGGGCGCCTCGGCGTTCGCGCTGAAGATCGACTTCGAGCGCCTGGCGAAGATCGCCAAGGCGGTGGGCGCCTACCTGATGGTGGACATGGCGCACTACGCGGGGCTGATCGCGGCGGGCGTGTACCCGAACCCGGTGCCGCACGCGGACTTCGTGACGACCACCACGCACAAGAGCCTGCGCGGCCCGCGCGGCGGCGTGATCCTGATGAAGTCCGAGTACGAGAAGCCGATCAACTCGGCGATCTTCCCGGGGATCCAGGGCGGCCCGCTGATGCACGTGATCGCGGCCAAGGCGGTGGCGTTCAAGGAAGCGGCCTCGCCGGAGTTCAAGACCTACCAGCAGCAGGTGGTGGAGAACGCGCGGGTGCTGGCGGAGACGCTGGTCAAGCGCGGTCTGCGCATCGTGTCGGGGCGCACGGAAAGCCACGTGATGCTGGTGGACCTGCAGGCCAAGAAGATCACGGGCAAGGCGGCGGAAGCGGCGCTGGGCGCGGCGCACATCACGGTGAACAAGAACGCGATCCCGAACGATCCGGAAAAGCCGTTCGTGACCTCGGGCATTCGCCTGGGTTCGCCGGCGATGACCACGCGCGGCTTTGGCGCGAAGGAAGCCGAGATCGTCGGCAACCTGATCGCCGACGTGCTGGATGCGCCGGAAGACGCGGCCACCATCGAGCGCGTGCGCGGCCAGGTGGCCGAGCTGACGAAGCGCTTCCCGGTCTATCGCTGA
- the nrdR gene encoding transcriptional regulator NrdR, protein MRCPFCRHDDTQVVDSRVSEDGAAIRRRRRCSACDKRFTTYERVELALPAVVKKDGSRTEFDRRKIVASMQLALRKRPVAADAIDAAVARIEYQLLATGEREVRSEKLGELVMNELRELDTIAYVRFASVYRRFEDVSEFADVIEEFRRAVPPKPVRKR, encoded by the coding sequence ATGCGCTGCCCGTTCTGCCGGCATGACGACACGCAGGTAGTGGATTCCCGCGTGTCCGAGGACGGCGCCGCGATTCGTCGGCGCCGCCGCTGCTCGGCCTGCGACAAGCGTTTCACGACGTACGAGCGGGTCGAGCTGGCCTTGCCGGCGGTGGTCAAGAAGGATGGCAGCCGCACCGAATTCGACCGTCGCAAGATCGTCGCGAGCATGCAACTGGCGCTGCGCAAGCGGCCCGTTGCAGCGGACGCGATCGACGCGGCGGTCGCTCGCATCGAGTACCAGTTGCTCGCCACCGGCGAGCGCGAGGTGCGCAGCGAAAAGCTCGGCGAGCTCGTGATGAACGAGTTGCGCGAGCTCGATACCATCGCCTATGTGCGCTTCGCCTCGGTTTACCGGCGCTTCGAGGATGTTTCCGAATTCGCCGATGTGATCGAGGAATTTCGCCGCGCCGTTCCCCCGAAGCCGGTCCGCAAACGCTGA
- a CDS encoding GspH/FimT family pseudopilin has protein sequence MGRAQGMAGVTLIESMVAVALIAIVAAYAVPSFVAWRQRDRVEARAASMLAALAAARIEALTRGVRVVLCRGDGEPPCDTAGSACGQAGDGAWSCGWSVMAFDASSGGTLLRRIPADRDVRVDGAVADVVFTPPVGQVMGGFRRFEFSPRAAMADVEARRFSRCIRIAAGGRARMSAGPCGAQP, from the coding sequence ATGGGCAGGGCACAAGGAATGGCGGGCGTCACGCTGATCGAATCGATGGTGGCGGTCGCGCTGATCGCGATCGTGGCCGCCTATGCCGTGCCGTCGTTCGTGGCCTGGCGGCAGCGCGATCGTGTCGAGGCGCGGGCCGCGTCGATGCTGGCGGCACTGGCCGCCGCGCGCATCGAGGCGCTCACGCGCGGCGTGCGCGTGGTGCTGTGCCGGGGCGACGGCGAGCCGCCCTGCGACACGGCCGGCAGCGCGTGCGGGCAAGCAGGCGACGGGGCCTGGTCGTGCGGATGGTCGGTGATGGCATTCGATGCTTCCAGCGGCGGCACGCTGCTGCGCCGGATTCCCGCCGATCGGGACGTGCGTGTCGATGGCGCGGTGGCCGACGTGGTATTCACGCCGCCGGTCGGGCAGGTGATGGGCGGATTCCGGCGCTTCGAATTTTCGCCGCGCGCGGCGATGGCCGATGTCGAGGCCAGGCGTTTCTCGCGGTGCATCCGGATCGCCGCCGGTGGTCGAGCGCGCATGTCCGCCGGGCCTTGCGGAGCGCAACCATGA
- a CDS encoding PilW family protein: MSRRRRCRAHTLVEALVALVLAALVMTTALSLYRTQRAAHVSSIEAVRARDAAATALTLIARSVRMAGFSPLDASGGVPFAPLFGCSAGRPSGEALRPGCAGAGASSDGLLVRYVGDTISTWPTSGGLVTDCLGQGVGDGDAAPLVVDRYFVRASSVTGEPELYCEGSGHSGTAQPLVEGVERLRVRYRLRGRAAWDEASSLVDDAWQRVQAVEVCVQARGAAGSRMRRYTDCDGRSQPVHDGRARWISRRWLAVRNAAFMDGGGG; the protein is encoded by the coding sequence ATGAGCCGACGGCGGCGCTGCCGCGCCCACACGCTGGTCGAGGCACTGGTGGCGCTGGTGCTGGCCGCGCTGGTGATGACGACGGCGCTGTCCTTGTACCGGACCCAGCGCGCGGCACATGTCAGCTCGATCGAGGCCGTGCGGGCGCGCGATGCCGCTGCCACGGCGCTGACGCTGATCGCCCGATCGGTGCGCATGGCGGGATTCAGTCCGCTCGACGCCAGCGGCGGCGTGCCGTTCGCGCCATTGTTCGGTTGCAGCGCCGGCCGTCCATCCGGCGAAGCGCTGCGGCCGGGCTGTGCCGGGGCCGGCGCGAGTTCCGACGGCCTGCTGGTGCGCTACGTCGGCGACACGATCTCGACCTGGCCGACCAGCGGCGGGCTCGTCACCGATTGTCTGGGACAGGGCGTTGGCGACGGCGACGCGGCGCCGCTGGTGGTCGATCGCTACTTCGTGCGGGCCAGCAGCGTGACCGGCGAGCCCGAGTTGTATTGCGAAGGCAGCGGCCACAGCGGCACGGCCCAGCCGCTCGTCGAAGGTGTCGAGCGCTTGCGTGTGCGTTACCGCCTGCGTGGCCGCGCGGCATGGGACGAGGCCTCGTCCCTGGTCGACGACGCGTGGCAGCGGGTGCAGGCCGTCGAGGTCTGCGTGCAGGCGCGCGGCGCGGCTGGTTCGAGGATGCGCCGTTACACCGATTGCGATGGCCGCAGCCAGCCGGTACACGACGGCCGCGCGCGCTGGATCTCGCGCCGCTGGCTGGCGGTGCGCAATGCGGCTTTCATGGACGGAGGCGGCGGATGA
- a CDS encoding pilus assembly PilX family protein: MTTYTCAAHSSPGRFVVKLRKGRAGVRRECVSGAALPGVLVLISALLVASAAGFEVSMSEARSVAAFASRSIAFHAAEAALAVCERSLAERVAFAAEPTRASLSASSGEVLAVAGEPEGWRQRGALEGPAALHPFAYWQGAAAAPSCLIERWPIASRPRWQAYLLTARGTGSTRATTVWLQLQLAFEDGRQVARRWRRVAAAPW; the protein is encoded by the coding sequence ATGACGACATACACATGCGCCGCGCATTCGAGTCCCGGTCGCTTCGTCGTGAAGCTCCGGAAGGGGCGCGCCGGCGTGCGGCGCGAATGCGTGTCCGGGGCGGCGCTGCCCGGCGTGCTGGTGCTTATCTCGGCCCTGCTGGTGGCCAGCGCGGCGGGGTTCGAGGTGTCGATGTCGGAAGCGCGTTCGGTGGCGGCATTCGCATCGCGCAGCATCGCGTTCCATGCGGCCGAGGCCGCGCTCGCCGTCTGCGAGCGCAGTCTCGCGGAGCGCGTCGCGTTTGCCGCCGAGCCGACGCGGGCCTCGCTGTCGGCGTCCAGCGGCGAGGTTCTCGCGGTGGCGGGCGAGCCGGAAGGCTGGCGCCAGCGAGGCGCCCTCGAAGGGCCGGCCGCCTTGCATCCGTTCGCGTATTGGCAGGGCGCCGCGGCCGCGCCATCCTGCCTGATCGAGCGCTGGCCGATCGCGTCGCGGCCGCGCTGGCAGGCCTATCTGCTGACCGCGCGCGGCACCGGCAGCACGCGGGCCACCACGGTCTGGCTGCAGTTGCAGCTCGCCTTCGAGGACGGACGCCAGGTGGCGCGCCGCTGGCGGCGTGTCGCGGCGGCGCCTTGGTGA
- a CDS encoding type IV pilin protein, giving the protein MQAPKHPVSRPGTIERPLRRRGFTLIELMIALAVAALIAAFAVPSYRRQIDRGHRLGAVTALYRVAQDFAERDGFETTGQGKGMELGMVPEQGPPVYRLSAEPAPAGGYWLSATPVPNGPMRDDSCGTYLLRADGLRGNRPPGASGPGVPRPECWTMR; this is encoded by the coding sequence ATGCAAGCTCCAAAGCACCCGGTATCTCGTCCGGGGACGATCGAGCGCCCGTTGCGCAGGCGCGGCTTCACCTTGATCGAATTGATGATCGCGCTGGCCGTGGCGGCCCTGATCGCGGCGTTCGCGGTGCCTTCGTACCGGCGCCAGATCGATCGCGGCCATCGTCTCGGCGCGGTCACGGCGCTGTATCGCGTCGCGCAGGATTTCGCCGAGCGCGATGGCTTCGAAACGACAGGGCAGGGGAAAGGGATGGAGCTCGGCATGGTGCCGGAGCAGGGGCCGCCCGTCTATCGGCTCTCGGCGGAGCCGGCACCAGCCGGCGGCTACTGGCTGAGCGCGACACCGGTGCCGAACGGGCCGATGCGCGACGATTCCTGCGGCACCTATCTGCTGCGTGCCGATGGCCTGCGCGGTAACCGCCCGCCGGGAGCGAGCGGCCCGGGCGTGCCGCGCCCCGAGTGCTGGACGATGCGCTGA
- a CDS encoding DUF3318 domain-containing protein — MNQPASDDLFRQPRSRRKLSATQYRALRKELLILRSDVERLELAQAGGELREALTHFRWLKLLMPGFSGGSLSKSAKGLNASLGSLVSQYPLVSSLASAVLAKPVRSLVTRGAGPAIKWGSIGFAIWEAYQIWKGAQREKAAAEAIRVDGATTGAKAAVGKQD, encoded by the coding sequence ATGAACCAACCCGCATCGGACGACCTGTTCCGCCAGCCGCGTTCGCGGCGCAAGCTCAGCGCCACGCAGTACCGCGCGCTGCGCAAGGAACTGCTGATCCTGCGCTCGGACGTCGAGCGCCTCGAACTCGCCCAGGCCGGCGGCGAACTGCGCGAAGCCCTGACCCACTTCCGCTGGCTGAAGCTGCTGATGCCCGGTTTCTCGGGCGGCTCGCTCAGCAAGTCGGCGAAAGGGCTCAATGCCAGCCTCGGCTCGCTGGTCAGCCAGTATCCGCTCGTCAGCTCGCTCGCCTCGGCCGTGCTCGCCAAGCCGGTGCGCTCGCTCGTCACGCGCGGCGCCGGCCCCGCCATCAAGTGGGGGTCGATCGGCTTCGCGATCTGGGAGGCCTACCAGATCTGGAAGGGCGCCCAGCGCGAGAAGGCTGCCGCCGAGGCGATCAGGGTGGACGGCGCGACGACCGGCGCCAAAGCCGCCGTCGGGAAGCAGGACTAG
- a CDS encoding phage holin family protein, with protein sequence MTTNTPPPHPAHGPLRRLLGSVFALLQTRLELLGIELAEEKERLIGVLFLGLAAMMLATMALISLTVLVAIAFWDSYRWQSLAAITAVYAIGALGCGLKARAGLREAPSVFEATLHELEKDRELFRGKP encoded by the coding sequence ATGACAACCAATACGCCACCGCCTCATCCCGCACACGGCCCCCTGCGCCGCCTGCTCGGTTCCGTATTCGCGCTGCTGCAAACCCGGCTGGAGCTGCTCGGGATCGAACTCGCCGAGGAGAAGGAACGCCTGATCGGCGTGCTGTTCCTCGGGCTCGCCGCGATGATGCTGGCCACCATGGCCTTGATCAGCCTGACCGTGCTGGTCGCGATCGCCTTCTGGGACAGCTACCGCTGGCAGTCGCTGGCCGCGATCACGGCGGTCTACGCGATCGGCGCGCTCGGCTGCGGCCTGAAGGCCCGCGCCGGCCTGCGCGAGGCGCCGAGCGTCTTCGAGGCCACCCTGCACGAGCTCGAAAAGGACCGCGAACTGTTTCGCGGCAAGCCCTGA
- a CDS encoding DUF883 family protein has protein sequence MSEVNKEKLMSDIKTVLADAEDLLKQAAATTGDRASELREKALSRLKQAKEKAADVQVVVVEKGKKAVRATDDYVHEHPWTSIGVAAGVGVLIGLLINRK, from the coding sequence ATGTCGGAAGTCAACAAGGAGAAACTGATGTCGGATATCAAAACCGTTCTCGCGGATGCGGAAGACCTGCTGAAACAAGCGGCGGCCACCACCGGTGACCGTGCGTCGGAGCTTCGCGAGAAGGCGCTCTCGCGCCTGAAGCAGGCGAAGGAAAAGGCGGCCGACGTCCAGGTGGTGGTCGTCGAGAAGGGCAAGAAGGCGGTACGCGCGACCGACGACTATGTCCACGAGCATCCGTGGACCTCGATCGGCGTCGCCGCCGGCGTGGGCGTGCTGATCGGCCTGCTGATCAACCGCAAGTAA
- a CDS encoding peroxiredoxin, whose amino-acid sequence MSLRLGDIAPDFEQDSSLGRIKFHEWLGDSWGVLFSHPADYTPVCTTELGLTAKLKGEFEKRHVKAIALSVDSVESHKGWISDINDTQSTSVNFPILADADRKVSQLYDMIHPNANETLTVRSLFVIDPNKKVRLTITYPASTGRNFDEVLRVIDSLQLTDNYKVATPGNWKDGEDVVIVPSLKDEEELKQRFPKGYKAVRPYLRLTPQPNK is encoded by the coding sequence ATGAGTCTGCGTCTTGGCGACATCGCCCCCGACTTCGAGCAGGATTCGAGCCTCGGCCGCATCAAGTTCCACGAATGGCTCGGCGATAGCTGGGGCGTGCTGTTCTCGCACCCGGCCGACTACACGCCGGTGTGCACCACCGAGCTGGGCCTGACGGCCAAGCTCAAGGGCGAATTCGAGAAGCGCCACGTGAAGGCGATCGCCCTGTCGGTGGACAGCGTGGAATCGCACAAGGGCTGGATCAGCGACATCAACGACACGCAGTCGACCAGCGTGAACTTCCCGATCCTGGCCGATGCCGATCGCAAGGTCTCGCAGTTGTACGACATGATCCATCCGAACGCGAACGAGACGCTCACGGTGCGCTCGCTGTTCGTGATCGACCCGAACAAGAAGGTGCGCCTGACCATCACCTACCCGGCCAGCACCGGCCGCAACTTCGACGAAGTGCTGCGCGTGATCGACTCGCTGCAACTGACCGACAACTACAAGGTCGCCACGCCGGGCAACTGGAAGGATGGCGAGGACGTGGTGATCGTGCCGTCGCTGAAGGATGAGGAAGAGCTCAAGCAGCGTTTCCCGAAGGGCTACAAGGCCGTGCGTCCGTACCTTCGCCTCACGCCGCAGCCGAACAAGTAA